From Woronichinia naegeliana WA131, the proteins below share one genomic window:
- a CDS encoding ISL3 family transposase produces MDEIAKRKGHQNFVTVVGDLEKGELIEVIDSHQQDKIIEVLMEKPLEVREGVEQVSVDMWVGFPKVIEKVFPNAVIVTDRFHVMKAVNEELNKIRKQTRLNVKIKGEKWLLLKNKEDLKEEELEKLELVLKQSARLRKAYEYKESFREIYEKVNEKEEGRLKFTEWLENAKSIYTDVISTIRRNLDSICNYFLSRTTNGAMEGINNRLKLIKRQAYGFMNFDNMRNRFLACFS; encoded by the coding sequence ATGGATGAAATAGCGAAACGAAAAGGTCATCAGAATTTTGTAACAGTGGTAGGAGACCTAGAAAAAGGAGAATTAATAGAAGTAATTGATAGTCATCAACAAGATAAAATAATAGAAGTGCTGATGGAGAAACCGTTAGAGGTGAGGGAAGGAGTAGAACAAGTGAGTGTAGATATGTGGGTAGGATTTCCGAAGGTGATAGAAAAAGTATTTCCGAATGCAGTAATTGTAACGGATAGATTTCATGTAATGAAGGCGGTGAATGAAGAATTAAATAAAATCCGTAAACAGACAAGGTTGAATGTAAAAATTAAGGGAGAAAAATGGCTATTATTAAAAAATAAAGAAGACCTAAAAGAGGAGGAGTTAGAAAAATTAGAATTGGTGTTAAAGCAATCTGCTCGTCTGCGTAAGGCGTATGAGTATAAAGAGTCATTTAGAGAAATATATGAAAAAGTAAATGAGAAGGAAGAAGGGCGATTAAAATTTACAGAATGGTTAGAGAATGCTAAGAGCATTTATACAGATGTAATTAGCACAATTCGTAGGAATTTAGACTCTATTTGTAACTACTTTTTGAGTCGAACGACGAATGGGGCAATGGAAGGAATTAATAATCGTCTTAAACTAATCAAGCGTCAAGCTTATGGATTTATGAACTTTGATAATATGCGAAACCGTTTTTTAGCTTGCTTTTCATGA
- a CDS encoding IS4 family transposase: MKISKEEKSKLGGKIMMVVEAFTQRPVTLWYTENDKSNDKIWCEELAAKLPENGLILVDMGFFSFVWFDLLTEAKKFFLTRFRAGTSYKTKQVLSQGSHYRDEIIIMGNYRSNPCKHPVRLVSVLWGTIWYQYLTNVLSPEQLSAEEVCDLYRRRWTIEEAFLLTKRLLGLAYLWVGNKNGVQIQIICTLIFYTVLNQLVGEVAIALNQPKEKISVEMVFRSLYYVAKAIARGEKQGKRI, from the coding sequence ATGAAAATAAGTAAAGAAGAAAAGAGTAAATTGGGGGGTAAAATAATGATGGTAGTGGAAGCCTTTACCCAAAGACCCGTTACTTTATGGTACACAGAAAATGATAAATCAAATGATAAAATATGGTGTGAAGAATTGGCAGCTAAATTACCAGAAAATGGTTTAATTCTCGTAGATATGGGATTTTTTAGCTTTGTGTGGTTTGATTTGTTAACAGAAGCTAAAAAGTTTTTTCTAACCAGATTTAGAGCGGGTACATCTTACAAAACCAAACAAGTATTGTCTCAAGGTAGTCATTACAGAGATGAGATTATCATTATGGGAAATTACCGTTCTAATCCTTGCAAGCATCCGGTGAGATTAGTCTCAGTATTATGGGGAACAATCTGGTATCAGTATTTAACAAATGTGTTGTCTCCCGAACAACTGTCCGCCGAAGAGGTCTGTGATTTATATCGAAGACGATGGACAATCGAAGAAGCCTTTTTATTAACGAAAAGACTTTTAGGACTAGCCTATTTATGGGTAGGGAATAAGAATGGTGTCCAAATCCAGATTATTTGCACTTTGATTTTCTATACGGTCTTAAATCAATTGGTAGGGGAAGTGGCGATTGCTCTAAATCAACCGAAAGAAAAAATCTCAGTAGAGATGGTGTTTCGGAGTCTATACTATGTAGCGAAGGCTATTGCTAGAGGAGAAAAGCAGGGCAAACGCATCTAA
- a CDS encoding fatty acyl-AMP ligase — MTINYDDLQEPFNKFSTLVELLRYRASTQPERIAYIFLRDGETEEACLTYGELDQKARAIAAHLQSFEAQGERGLLLYPPGLEFISAFFGCLYAGVVAIPAYPPRRNQNLLRLQAIIADSQARFTFTNAALFSSLENQLTKDPELAAMKWVVTDEIDHRLSEDWQEPTLEKNSLAFLQYTSGSTGTPKGVMVSHYNLLINSADLDRGWGHDQDSAIVTWLPTFHDMGLIYGVIQPLYKGFLCYMISPASFMERPLRWLQAISDKKATHSAAPNFAYDLCVRKIPPEKRATLDLSRWRMALNGAEPVRAEVLEKFAEAFQVSGFKATALCPGYGLAEATLKVTAVAYNSPPYFYRVQANALEKNQIIAATETDTNVQTLVGCGWTTIDTKIVIVDPETLKPSLPEIVGEIWVSGATIAQGYWGKPQETQETFQAYLADTGAGPFLRTGDLGFIKDGELFVTGRLKEVILIRGRNNYPQDIELTVQNSHPALRPSCGAAFTVEVKEEERLVVVQEVERTWLRKIDTDEVKRAIRKAVVQEYDLQVYAIALIRTGSLPKTSSGKIQRRSCRAKFLEGSLEIVGQENSSTGT, encoded by the coding sequence ATGACTATTAACTATGATGATCTGCAAGAACCCTTTAATAAGTTCTCAACCCTAGTTGAATTACTCCGTTATCGGGCAAGCACTCAACCTGAACGCATCGCCTATATTTTCCTGCGCGACGGAGAGACCGAAGAAGCTTGTTTAACCTATGGGGAACTGGATCAAAAGGCTAGGGCGATCGCTGCTCATTTACAATCCTTTGAAGCACAAGGAGAAAGGGGTTTATTGCTCTATCCCCCAGGACTGGAATTTATTTCAGCCTTTTTTGGTTGTTTGTATGCAGGAGTCGTCGCCATTCCCGCCTATCCACCCCGACGCAATCAAAACCTATTACGTTTACAGGCGATTATTGCTGATTCTCAAGCTCGATTTACTTTTACCAATGCTGCCCTCTTTTCCAGTTTGGAAAACCAATTGACTAAAGACCCTGAATTAGCAGCGATGAAATGGGTCGTTACCGATGAAATTGACCATCGCCTCAGTGAAGATTGGCAAGAACCGACCCTAGAAAAAAACAGTCTAGCTTTTCTACAGTACACCTCTGGTTCAACGGGAACACCGAAAGGAGTGATGGTCAGTCACTATAACTTATTGATTAATTCAGCCGATCTAGATCGCGGTTGGGGCCATGATCAAGACAGTGCGATCGTGACTTGGCTACCGACGTTCCATGATATGGGTCTGATTTATGGGGTTATTCAGCCTTTGTATAAAGGATTTCTCTGTTACATGATCTCGCCTGCCAGCTTTATGGAACGCCCCTTACGTTGGTTACAAGCCATTTCCGATAAAAAAGCCACCCACAGTGCCGCCCCTAACTTTGCCTATGATCTTTGTGTACGGAAAATTCCCCCTGAAAAACGGGCCACGTTAGACCTGAGCCGTTGGCGGATGGCTTTAAATGGGGCTGAACCCGTCAGAGCGGAGGTACTGGAAAAATTTGCGGAGGCTTTTCAAGTTTCTGGTTTCAAGGCAACGGCCCTTTGTCCTGGCTACGGTTTAGCAGAAGCTACCCTCAAAGTTACCGCCGTTGCGTATAATAGTCCCCCTTACTTTTATCGAGTTCAGGCCAATGCCCTAGAAAAAAATCAAATTATTGCGGCCACTGAAACAGATACCAATGTGCAAACCCTAGTGGGCTGCGGCTGGACAACGATTGATACCAAAATTGTTATTGTTGATCCCGAAACCTTAAAGCCTTCTTTACCTGAAATTGTCGGCGAAATTTGGGTGTCAGGGGCAACGATCGCCCAGGGTTATTGGGGAAAACCCCAGGAGACCCAGGAGACCTTTCAAGCCTACTTAGCCGATACAGGAGCAGGCCCTTTTCTACGGACAGGAGACCTGGGTTTTATCAAAGACGGTGAATTGTTTGTCACAGGTCGGCTTAAGGAAGTTATTCTCATTCGAGGCCGCAATAATTATCCCCAGGATATTGAATTAACCGTACAAAATAGTCATCCTGCCCTGCGTCCCAGTTGTGGAGCTGCCTTTACCGTTGAAGTCAAGGAGGAAGAACGGCTCGTGGTGGTTCAGGAAGTTGAGCGCACCTGGCTACGCAAGATAGATACAGATGAGGTAAAAAGAGCCATTCGTAAAGCCGTCGTCCAGGAATATGATTTACAGGTTTATGCGATCGCGCTGATCAGGACTGGCAGTTTACCGAAAACCTCTAGCGGTAAAATTCAGCGTCGTAGCTGTCGGGCCAAATTTTTAGAGGGAAGTCTGGAGATTGTGGGCCAAGAAAATTCCTCAACGGGAACTTAA
- a CDS encoding ISAs1 family transposase, with amino-acid sequence MKLRPKYRLVEHFAEIDDPRIERTKRHKLIDILTIAILAVICGAEGWVAMESFGKAKHQWLKKILELSNGIPSDDTFARVFASLNPEQFQDCFLDWVKSIAEVSEGEELVSSDQSWKNLWCKALRK; translated from the coding sequence ATGAAACTCCGACCCAAATATAGACTGGTAGAACACTTTGCCGAAATAGATGACCCTCGCATCGAACGAACAAAACGGCATAAACTCATTGATATTCTAACGATTGCCATCTTAGCCGTCATTTGTGGAGCAGAAGGTTGGGTAGCCATGGAAAGTTTCGGCAAGGCTAAACATCAATGGCTAAAAAAAATTTTGGAATTGTCGAATGGCATCCCCTCCGACGATACGTTTGCGCGTGTATTTGCTAGTCTGAACCCAGAGCAATTTCAAGACTGTTTTCTCGATTGGGTCAAAAGTATAGCGGAGGTAAGTGAAGGGGAGGAACTGGTATCGTCTGATCAAAGTTGGAAAAATTTATGGTGTAAGGCTTTGAGAAAATAG
- a CDS encoding DUF4164 domain-containing protein, producing MTTTPKTTITYSLEDILERIEDKIEARFEKMDARFEKVDRQLTEMNQRLTKLEVGQAELSGKIKALEGKVDGLGKRLDNQEFLNRGVVVAVLAALIAGAAKVFGFLPKG from the coding sequence ATGACGACGACACCGAAAACCACTATCACCTATAGCCTCGAAGACATCCTCGAACGTATTGAGGACAAGATAGAAGCACGTTTCGAGAAGATGGATGCACGTTTCGAGAAAGTTGATCGTCAATTAACGGAGATGAATCAACGGTTAACGAAACTGGAAGTGGGACAGGCTGAGTTGTCGGGGAAAATTAAAGCCTTAGAGGGAAAAGTGGATGGACTTGGTAAACGCTTGGATAATCAAGAGTTTTTGAATCGTGGGGTAGTGGTGGCAGTTTTAGCGGCTTTAATTGCGGGGGCAGCAAAGGTGTTTGGATTCTTACCCAAGGGTTGA
- a CDS encoding IS630 family transposase codes for MYVIPPEKSAEFVSNMEDVLEIYHRPYDPNCPVICMDEQPIQLVKETRLPLPAKPGQPEAHDYEYERNGTANIFMFTEPLSGWRKTVVSERRTSVDWATEIKNLLDNDYADNDKVILVCDQLNTHKLASLYEAFEPSTARRLVERLEIHHTPKHGSWLNIAENELSAMTRQCLARRIPDRETLEQETTAWYTQRNHYPKVGRLAIHDG; via the coding sequence ATGTACGTGATTCCACCAGAAAAGAGTGCCGAATTTGTGTCTAACATGGAAGATGTTCTAGAAATTTATCACCGACCCTATGACCCCAATTGTCCAGTGATTTGCATGGATGAGCAACCTATACAATTGGTCAAAGAAACCCGCCTTCCTCTACCAGCCAAACCTGGACAGCCAGAGGCGCATGATTACGAATATGAACGCAATGGAACAGCCAATATCTTTATGTTTACAGAACCCTTGTCTGGGTGGCGAAAGACAGTTGTCAGTGAACGTAGAACATCGGTTGACTGGGCAACAGAAATTAAGAATTTACTCGATAACGACTATGCTGATAACGACAAAGTCATTTTAGTATGTGATCAGCTAAATACTCACAAACTTGCCTCACTATATGAAGCATTTGAGCCTTCCACGGCTCGTCGTCTAGTCGAACGGTTGGAAATTCACCATACCCCAAAACATGGCAGTTGGCTTAATATTGCTGAAAACGAGCTGTCCGCAATGACTCGGCAATGCCTAGCTCGTCGAATTCCAGATCGGGAAACTTTAGAGCAAGAAACAACGGCTTGGTACACTCAGCGCAATCATTACCCAAAAGTCGGTAGATTGGCAATTCACGACGGCTGA
- a CDS encoding acyl carrier protein, with the protein MSKDTPNEKEQPTLTEIQNWLVAYMTEMMEVDEDEIDLSVPFDEYGLDSSMVVALIADLEDWLGRDLDRTLIYDYPTLEKLAKQVSQS; encoded by the coding sequence ATGTCCAAAGACACCCCAAACGAGAAAGAACAACCGACCCTAACTGAAATTCAAAACTGGTTAGTGGCTTACATGACAGAAATGATGGAAGTGGACGAAGATGAGATTGATCTGAGCGTTCCTTTTGATGAGTATGGTCTGGATTCTTCTATGGTAGTTGCCTTGATCGCCGATCTAGAGGATTGGTTAGGACGAGATTTAGATCGTACTTTGATCTACGATTATCCAACCCTAGAAAAGTTAGCTAAACAAGTCAGTCAATCCTAA
- a CDS encoding transposase: MLEWWTKNFASCELGDERLNNRAFSIGKKLSEGFGKALSEVFKGGNELKRAYEFLGIRKQTLSR; the protein is encoded by the coding sequence ATGTTGGAATGGTGGACAAAAAACTTTGCCAGTTGTGAATTGGGAGACGAGAGGCTAAACAATCGTGCCTTCTCGATTGGGAAAAAGTTAAGTGAGGGGTTTGGAAAAGCCTTATCAGAAGTGTTTAAGGGAGGAAACGAGTTAAAGAGGGCCTATGAATTTTTGGGAATCCGAAAACAGACTTTGTCAAGATAA
- a CDS encoding clan AA aspartic protease, which produces MMFGIVNNNCEAVIKVVVGRIGSSKIAVDAVIDTGFTSFLSLPHSVIAALALPWHYRDIGTLGDGSEVVFEIYKASVIWDGQEQIIDVVASDAEPLVGMGLLYGFKLQIEAIESGCVTIEVLN; this is translated from the coding sequence ATGATGTTCGGTATCGTCAATAATAATTGTGAAGCAGTTATCAAGGTTGTAGTCGGTCGTATCGGCTCATCTAAAATAGCAGTTGATGCTGTCATTGATACAGGATTTACCAGCTTTTTGTCTTTACCGCATTCTGTCATCGCCGCTCTTGCCTTACCTTGGCATTATCGAGATATTGGTACATTAGGCGACGGGAGCGAAGTTGTTTTTGAAATATACAAAGCTTCTGTGATTTGGGATGGTCAGGAGCAAATTATTGACGTGGTGGCTTCTGATGCAGAACCGTTAGTGGGGATGGGTTTGTTGTATGGTTTTAAGCTTCAGATTGAGGCAATTGAAAGCGGGTGTGTTACCATTGAAGTCTTGAATTAG
- a CDS encoding helix-turn-helix domain-containing protein gives MTFAKAGSLQSALNGKSQIIDGEVEAKLIALRCGEPPAGQARWTLRLLADKAVELEIVPAISHETVRQVLKKTN, from the coding sequence ATGACCTTTGCCAAGGCTGGCAGCTTGCAATCCGCACTTAACGGGAAAAGTCAGATTATTGATGGAGAGGTAGAAGCAAAACTAATCGCCTTACGTTGTGGAGAACCGCCTGCTGGTCAAGCCCGTTGGACATTGAGGTTACTAGCCGACAAGGCGGTCGAGTTAGAAATTGTGCCAGCAATTAGTCACGAAACCGTGCGTCAAGTGTTAAAAAAAACGAACTAA
- a CDS encoding helix-turn-helix domain-containing protein yields MLKTYIVRLSQEERQTLKDLVSIGKGAAYKIKHANILLNIDVNGQGWTDEEAAAAFSCHRNTVANLRERLVNEGVESALSRKPRKTPPRQPIIDADFSR; encoded by the coding sequence ATGCTCAAGACCTATATTGTCCGATTAAGTCAAGAAGAACGTCAGACCCTAAAAGATTTGGTATCCATCGGGAAAGGAGCGGCTTACAAAATTAAGCACGCCAATATTCTGTTAAACATTGATGTGAATGGACAAGGATGGACGGATGAGGAAGCTGCCGCCGCCTTTAGTTGTCACCGTAACACAGTCGCCAATCTCAGGGAGCGATTGGTCAATGAAGGTGTGGAGTCAGCATTAAGCCGCAAGCCCCGCAAAACGCCGCCTCGTCAACCGATTATTGATGCTGACTTTTCCCGTTAA
- a CDS encoding transposase family protein, with protein sequence MLFFLENLLNLPKVSIRNVIQEGKQAFLILSCQEEEVKCNYCGSLTDELHQTNNVLVRDLSISGQMVYLKVPRRKFYCKNCQRFFTENLEFMEARRKYTVRYEEYIYGRVNVSSVEQVSREESLSWDQVNGIYQRQCEVKKGLARGKIRGDG encoded by the coding sequence ATGTTATTTTTTCTGGAAAATCTCCTGAATTTGCCAAAGGTAAGCATAAGAAATGTTATTCAAGAAGGGAAACAGGCATTTTTAATACTGAGTTGTCAAGAGGAAGAAGTCAAATGTAATTATTGTGGTAGCTTAACAGATGAATTACATCAGACGAACAATGTACTGGTAAGGGATTTGTCTATATCTGGTCAAATGGTATACCTGAAAGTGCCTCGTCGTAAATTTTACTGTAAAAATTGTCAAAGGTTTTTTACAGAAAATCTGGAATTCATGGAAGCCCGTAGGAAATATACGGTGCGGTATGAAGAATATATTTATGGACGAGTAAATGTGAGCAGTGTGGAACAAGTAAGCAGAGAGGAATCTCTATCATGGGATCAAGTAAATGGAATTTATCAACGTCAATGTGAAGTAAAAAAAGGATTGGCAAGGGGTAAAATACGTGGGGATGGATGA